The genomic region GGCTAGTCTTTAGTGTTTTTTCGCTGTAGCCGTTACGGCTATTATCGGTTTCCTTATTACGATAATCGTACTTGCTATAGCCTAATTCATCATCTAATTCGCCTTCCAGTCCATTTTCTAAAACGGTACTTACCATTTCCTTAAACAGTTCCTGGACTCCGGCAACATCGTTAATTCCGGCTCTTTGTAGCAGTTCTAGTAATTTCTTTCTTTGTTCTCGTCGTTCCGGGGTGATTTTTCTTTTTACCATAATTAAAACCTCCAAGTTCGGTGCTTCTATTTTACACCATCTTGGAGGTTTACACAGTTTTCGGGATAGTCTCTTCCCAACGGCTAACGGTTTGTTTAGAAACGCTAAATTCTTTTCCAAATTGTTCAGCAGTTAATTTATGAGAGAGTCGCAACGGCTAAGAATCCGTTTCTTCTTCGGCAGCCAATATTAAAAGATCCATGACGTTAACTCCTAAACCTTTAGCAATCTTTTTCAATGAGTCGACAGTAGGTCTTGCTGGTTTTCCTGTCCTGGGATCATAGCCTTTTTCTAATGTATCGATTAATGTATGGCTTACATTACAGCGTTTGGCTAATTCACGTAATGATTCATTTCCTCGTTTTTCTCTGATGAAATTACCAAGCTTGTTAGCCATACTTACACTCCTATAA from Propionispora hippei DSM 15287 harbors:
- a CDS encoding transposase, whose translation is MVKRKITPERREQRKKLLELLQRAGINDVAGVQELFKEMVSTVLENGLEGELDDELGYSKYDYRNKETDNSRNGYSEKTLKTS
- a CDS encoding helix-turn-helix domain-containing protein, which translates into the protein MANKLGNFIREKRGNESLRELAKRCNVSHTLIDTLEKGYDPRTGKPARPTVDSLKKIAKGLGVNVMDLLILAAEEETDS
- a CDS encoding helix-turn-helix domain-containing protein yields the protein MRLSHKLTAEQFGKEFSVSKQTVSRWEETIPKTV